A region from the Lolium perenne isolate Kyuss_39 chromosome 4, Kyuss_2.0, whole genome shotgun sequence genome encodes:
- the LOC127292864 gene encoding uncharacterized protein, with protein MALPGIWLLLSLLVVVMPVKGSCEKIVRTGTGNLIQCYDPAPALTDATNGTAFSARLHQLLRALPSAAATTGFASLHSAGNDTAFVRGLCFGDATVPSDCLACLTVAATNLTSGCGSTTRRAGIWTDGCFVAYADTDASSRSEDAFRSRVLLQGHVAAPVPDTDATNYSDYQLRRHAYVVAMAKHGAVDAASDISGPRMLATADKTSYDGWPVVMRSRVRVLAQCPRDSTEDECILCLYDSVHAVDWDVDAASGDGGVAAAVVAFNCYLRFEVSTSLLPQKNFSSFLIDKRAHIGSFLTQCYDPEPALTNDTEFRATLLRLLHALPSAAAPTGFASLNSTTGRGDRAFVRGLCFDFETPAPSDCLRCLTVAARNLTSGCGATTRRAGVWTDGCFVAYADTDDSSSSEDDFRSRVLLRGHVAVPVPVGGLAYYPGDVHAKVVVSAQLRAKIAVLDIKGPRLLVTADETCDDGWPVTVTSTVRVLAQCPRDRPEVDCSLCLYESAQAMDWDLDATRGDGGVAAAVVGFNCYLRFEVSTSVPPHSDSVAVSAGGFVAAVALSVSSLLILGTWG; from the exons ATGGCGTTGCCAGGGATCTGGCTACTTCTCTCCCTCCTCGTCGTGGTGATGCCGGTCAAAGGCTCCTGCGAGAAGATCGTGCGCACAGGCACAGGCAACCTGATCCAGTGCTACGACCCGGCGCCAGCGCTCACCGACGCCACGAACGGCACGGCGTTCAGCGCCCGCCTACACCAGCTCCTCCGCGCGCTCCCCTCCGCCGCCGCGACGACGGGCTTCGCGTCGCTGCACTCCGCCGGCAACGACACTGCGTTCGTCCGCGGGCTCTGCTTCGGCGACGCCACGGTGCCGTCCGACTGCCTCGCGTGCCTGACTGTCGCGGCCACGAACCTCACCTCCGGCTGCGGCAGCACCACACGCCGCGCCGGCATCTGGACCGACGGGTGCTTCGTCGCCTACGCGGACACCGACGCCTCATCTCGCAGCGAGGACGCCTTCCGCTCGCGTGTCCTCCTCCAGGGCCACGTCGCCGCCCCTGTCCCTGACACCGACGCGACAAACTACTCCGACTACCAGCTACGACGGCATGCTTATGTCGTCGCCATGGCTAAGCACGGGGCCGTCGATGCTGCTTCGGACATCTCGGGGCCTCGGATGCTGGCCACAGCGGACAAGACCAGCTACGACGGCTGGCCCGTGGTCATGAGGAGCAGGGTGCGCGTGCTGGCGCAGTGCCCCAGGGACAGTACGGAGGACGAGTGCATCCTGTGCCTCTACGACTCGGTGCACGCCGTGGACTGGGACGTCGACGCCGCCAGCGGTGACGGCGGCGTTGCAGCTGCGGTGGTGGCCTTCAACTGCTACCTACGGTTCGAGGTCTCCACTTCCCTGCTACCTCAAAAAAATTTca GCAGCTTCTTGATCGACAAGCGCGCGCACATAGGCAGCTTCCTGACCCAGTGCTACGACCCGGAGCCGGCGCTCACCAACGACACCGAGTTCCGCGCCACCCTGCTCCGCCTCCTCCACGCGCTCCCTTCCGCCGCCGCGCCGACGGGCTTCGCCTCCCTCAATTCCACCACCGGCCGCGGCGACCGTGCGTTCGTCCGCGGGCTCTGCTTCGACTTCGAGACGCCGGCGCCGTCCGACTGCCTCAGGTGCCTCACCGTCGCGGCCAGGAACCTAACCTCAGGCTGCGGCGCCACCACCCGCCGCGCCGGCGTCTGGACCGACGGATGCTTCGTCGCCTACGCGGACACCGACGACTCCTCGTCCAGCGAGGACGACTTCCGCTCGCGTGTCCTCCTCCGGGGCCACGTCGCCGTCCCTGTCCCCGTCGGTGGCCTGGCATACTACCCCGGCGACGTGCACGCTAAGGTCGTAGTCTCGGCTCAGCTCCGGGCTAAGATTGCGGTTTTGGACATCAAGGGGCCGCGGTTGCTGGTCACCGCGGACGAGACCTGCGACGACGGCTGGCCCGTGACCGTGACGAGCACCGTGCGCGTCCTCGCGCAGTGCCCCAGGGATCGTCCGGAGGTCGACTGCAGCCTTTGCCTGTACGAGTCGGCGCAGGCCATGGactgggacctcgacgccacccgCGGTGACGGCGGCGTTGCAGCTGCGGTGGTCGGATTCAATTGCTACCTGCGGTTCGAAGTCTCCACTTCCGTGCCGCCTCATTCTGACA GTGTCGCCGTTTCTGCCGGAGGCTTTGTCGCAGCAGTTGCACTATCTGTTTCTTCGCTGTTAATTCTAGGGACCTGGGGATGA